In Luteipulveratus mongoliensis, the DNA window GCCCCTACAAGGGTGAGGCGTCGTACTGGACCTTCTCCGACGACGAGGGCAACGAGCGCGCCGACGTCGCGTGGGCGTACCCCGAGCCACTCGAGGCCGTCGCTCCGATCAAGGACCACATCTCGTTCTACGACACCGTCGCCGAGGTACGCGTCAGCTGACCTGCCGTACGACCGCCGGTCGCCGTCAGGACGACGTCTCGTCCTCGGGCGATGCTCCGGTCGCAGGAGGTTCCGGGGTGGGCTGCGGCGTCGCGGCCGGCGGTGACGCAAGCGTGAGCGGCGGCTCGGCGCCGGGATCGGCCATCGGCCGAGGGCGCGGTGCGGTGAGTGGAGCCTCATCGACGGGCATCTGCGCCGCGGCCTCGGCCTTGCGGACAGCGTCCAGCGCGGCATCCGCCGTCGTCGATGCGAACCAGTCCTTCACGTCCTCATCGACATCGCCCGGCTTGGGAGCGTCGGCGTCGGGTTCGCCTGCCTCGTAACGGAATACGCCGTCGTCGCCCTTCTTGCCGAATGCCTGAGCCATCTCCTGCAGCGACTTGCCGAAGTCGTTCGGGATCATCCACACCTTGTTGGCATCGCCGCGAGCCATGGTCGGCAAGGTCTGGAGGTACTGGTAGGCGAGCAGCTCGGGTGTGGGCTTGCCCTGCTTGATCGCGGCGAAGGTCTTCTCGATCGCCTTGGCCTGGCCCTGAGCCCGCAAGAACTGGGATGCGCGCTCACCCTCGGCCCGCAGGATCGCCGACTGCCGCTCGCCCTCGGCGGTCAGGATCGCCGCCTGCTTCGCGCCTTCGGCTGTCAGCACGGCGGCCTGCTTCTGGCCCTCGGCGGTCTTGATGGCCGATTCCCGCGCGCCCTCTGCGGTCAGGATCACCGCGCGCTTGTCACGGTCGGCGCGCATCTGCTTCTCCATCGAGTCCTGGATGGAGGGCGGCGGGTCGATGGCCTTGAGCTCGACGCGAGCCACGCGGATTCCCCACTTGCCGGTCGCCTCGTCGAGGACGCCGCGCAGCTGGGTGTTGATCGCGTCGCGGCTGGTGAGGGCCTGCTCAAGGTTCATGCCACCGACGACGTTGCGCAGGGTGGTGGTCGTGAGCTGCTCGACCGCGACGATGTAGTTGGCGATCTCGTAGACCGCGGCCTTGGGGTCGGTGACCTGGAAGTAGACGACCGTGTCGATCGAGACCGTCAGGTTGTCCTCGGTGATGACCGGCTGCGGCGGGAACGACACGACCTGCTCGCGCAGATCGACGCGCGCACGGATGCGGTCGATGAACGGGACGAGCCAGGTGACGCCGGCCTCCGTCGTACGGTTGTAACGACCCAGCCGCTCGATCACGGCGGCTTGGGCCTGCGGGATGACCTTGATCGCCTGGATGACCGCGATGACCACCAGGAGGGCCAGGACCCCCATCGCAATGAGACCTACTGGGACGTCATCCATGGAATTCCCCTGTCACATAGACGGTTGCGCCACGGATCTCGGTGACCGTGACCTCTGTGCCGACCTCGATCGGCGGCTCACCTTCGACTGTGCGGGCCGACCACACCTCACCGCGGACCTTCACCTCGCCGGCGTTCTCGTTCACGACGACCAGCACGGTCGCCGGCGCACCGAGGACGCGACGCATTCCGACGTCTGGCGGCTCGAGCCGGTTGAGGTGACGCAGGAGCGGCGGTCGGACCACCACGACCAGCAGCACGCTGATCAGCGCGAACACGATGAACGGCAGCCAGTGGTTGTCCGGCAGGGCCGCCGCTGTAGCAGCTCCGCCGAGCGCGCCGCCCGCAAGCATCAGCAGCACGAACTCGGCGCCCAGCAGCTCCGCAGCTGCCAGGCCGAGCGCCGCGATGAACCACAGCAAGGCCGACATGATTCGACACTACGCCGCGCGCCTGTCGTGAGCCTGGACGTCGCGCTCCGGAAGCAATCGGCACGCCGCCGGGTTGGCTATGGGTGTGAGCGACACGATCCGTAGCCGAGTCCGCGTACGCGCCCCTCGCCTGGAGGGGCGCGGCTGGCTCAACACCGGCGGCCGCGACGTCAGCCTCGAAGACCTGCGCGGCAAGGTCGTGGTGCTCGACTTCTGGACGTTCTGCTGCGTCAACTGCCTGCACGTCCTCGATGAGCTGCGGCCGTTGGAGGAGAAGTACGCCGACCAGCTGGTGCTCATCGGTGTGCA includes these proteins:
- a CDS encoding SPFH domain-containing protein, with the translated sequence MDDVPVGLIAMGVLALLVVIAVIQAIKVIPQAQAAVIERLGRYNRTTEAGVTWLVPFIDRIRARVDLREQVVSFPPQPVITEDNLTVSIDTVVYFQVTDPKAAVYEIANYIVAVEQLTTTTLRNVVGGMNLEQALTSRDAINTQLRGVLDEATGKWGIRVARVELKAIDPPPSIQDSMEKQMRADRDKRAVILTAEGARESAIKTAEGQKQAAVLTAEGAKQAAILTAEGERQSAILRAEGERASQFLRAQGQAKAIEKTFAAIKQGKPTPELLAYQYLQTLPTMARGDANKVWMIPNDFGKSLQEMAQAFGKKGDDGVFRYEAGEPDADAPKPGDVDEDVKDWFASTTADAALDAVRKAEAAAQMPVDEAPLTAPRPRPMADPGAEPPLTLASPPAATPQPTPEPPATGASPEDETSS
- a CDS encoding NfeD family protein, which produces MSALLWFIAALGLAAAELLGAEFVLLMLAGGALGGAATAAALPDNHWLPFIVFALISVLLVVVVRPPLLRHLNRLEPPDVGMRRVLGAPATVLVVVNENAGEVKVRGEVWSARTVEGEPPIEVGTEVTVTEIRGATVYVTGEFHG